A stretch of Myxococcus hansupus DNA encodes these proteins:
- a CDS encoding DEAD/DEAH box helicase — protein MAGLGYDEPTPVQRATIPVVLRGGDVWASAKTGSGKTAAFLLPILEALRARPGGSVRPVRAFILVPTRELAAQIVDSIQRYGQHLTKPLKTCLAVGGVSANPQMMALRGGADVVVATPGRALDLVNQNALRLDEVETLVLDEADRLFSLGFADELNSLLALLPERRQNLLFSATFPPAVRKFAEQLLHEPTRIDVDDGELPSTEFILQRALRVDVPRRTMLLRHLLETHAWSHVLTFVASRYTADHVAMKLNRAGIAATSLHGELSQGARTQALADFKAKRVRVLVATDVAARGLDIAQLPAVVNYDLPRSTVDYVHRIGRTGRAGDTGVAISFVSANTEAHFRLIEKRHQLDIPREQVPGFEPTEEAATAPPPLDPNGGVKGRRKSKKDKLREAAAAAATQPPKRKP, from the coding sequence GTGGCTGGACTCGGATACGACGAACCCACGCCCGTGCAGCGCGCGACCATCCCCGTGGTCCTGCGAGGTGGCGATGTCTGGGCTTCGGCGAAGACGGGCTCGGGGAAGACTGCCGCCTTCCTGCTGCCCATCCTGGAAGCCCTGCGGGCACGTCCCGGCGGGTCGGTCCGGCCGGTGCGGGCCTTCATCCTGGTTCCCACGCGGGAGCTCGCCGCGCAGATCGTCGATTCCATCCAGCGGTATGGCCAACATCTGACGAAGCCGTTGAAGACCTGCCTCGCGGTCGGTGGCGTCTCCGCCAACCCCCAGATGATGGCGCTGCGAGGCGGCGCGGACGTCGTCGTGGCCACGCCCGGCCGCGCGCTGGACCTGGTGAATCAGAACGCGCTCCGGCTGGACGAGGTGGAGACGCTGGTGCTCGACGAGGCCGACCGGCTGTTCTCGTTGGGCTTCGCCGATGAGCTCAACAGCCTGCTGGCGCTGCTGCCCGAGCGCCGGCAGAACCTGTTGTTCTCCGCCACCTTCCCGCCCGCGGTGAGGAAGTTCGCGGAGCAACTGCTGCACGAGCCCACGCGCATCGACGTCGATGACGGGGAGCTGCCCTCGACAGAGTTCATCCTCCAGCGGGCCCTCCGGGTGGATGTTCCCCGGCGCACGATGCTGCTGCGGCACCTGCTGGAAACCCATGCGTGGAGCCATGTGCTCACGTTCGTGGCCAGCCGCTACACGGCGGACCATGTCGCGATGAAGCTGAACCGCGCCGGCATCGCCGCGACGTCCCTGCACGGAGAACTCAGCCAGGGGGCGCGCACGCAGGCGCTCGCGGACTTCAAGGCGAAGCGCGTGCGCGTGCTCGTGGCCACGGATGTCGCCGCTCGCGGCCTGGACATCGCGCAGCTCCCAGCGGTCGTGAACTACGACCTGCCCCGCTCCACCGTGGACTACGTGCATCGCATTGGCCGCACCGGGCGCGCGGGCGACACGGGCGTGGCCATCAGCTTCGTCAGCGCGAACACCGAAGCCCACTTCCGGCTCATCGAGAAACGCCACCAGCTCGACATCCCGCGCGAACAGGTGCCGGGCTTCGAGCCGACAGAAGAGGCCGCCACGGCCCCGCCGCCCCTGGATCCGAACGGCGGAGTGAAGGGCCGGCGCAAGAGCAAGAAGGACAAGCTGCGCGAAGCCGCTGCTGCCGCCGCCACGCAGCCTCCAAAGCGAAAGCCGTAG
- a CDS encoding SRPBCC family protein, whose protein sequence is MSLTSMELESDRTIVISRKFNAPARIVFDAWTRADLVKRWWAPKALCVTMVSCEADVRVGGAYRYVLRNPDGSEAAFSGQYTEITPPSRLVYTQVFEPMADAGSVIITVTFDEREGKTHLVSREQYPSKEVREAVLASGMEHGMRATMDQLDALVSSADLG, encoded by the coding sequence ATGAGCCTTACCTCAATGGAGTTGGAGTCGGACCGCACCATCGTCATTTCTCGCAAGTTCAATGCGCCTGCGCGCATCGTGTTCGACGCGTGGACGCGCGCGGACCTGGTGAAGCGTTGGTGGGCACCCAAGGCGCTCTGCGTCACCATGGTGAGCTGCGAGGCCGACGTGCGCGTTGGCGGCGCCTACCGCTATGTGTTGCGCAATCCGGACGGCAGTGAGGCGGCCTTCTCCGGCCAGTACACCGAAATCACTCCGCCTTCTCGGCTCGTGTACACGCAGGTCTTCGAGCCGATGGCGGACGCGGGTTCGGTCATCATCACCGTCACCTTCGATGAACGTGAAGGCAAGACACACCTGGTCTCACGTGAGCAGTATCCGTCGAAAGAGGTGCGGGAGGCTGTCCTCGCGTCAGGCATGGAGCACGGCATGCGCGCGACGATGGATCAGCTCGACGCACTCGTGTCGTCCGCGGACCTCGGCTGA
- a CDS encoding helix-turn-helix transcriptional regulator translates to MFNPADFNARELMVRERVIEDLYSSLSIPMVLEASQASIRELVQADSHALCLMRTEPSLDFRWHVPGHRLPILEGYADIIKHDFFRDPIIARPGVPICDTQLLSRREYERTLIYQRSLELAPRFEHIMAALVPIRPGLVGALAFYRHERQPFDAKSNTALTSLIRHMSQSLANCQVYQDMTAGAQLLQELYQRKDSALILWEPPSREVFRSPHATILLERWFSPSDLHASGLPLVFHEKLDALVRMDADARLGKTLWVNNHPDGYRTCRFIELPAGDGPRQWALLLNEFPHAIPLPLHMQQALTSRELDIARGVLRNWSNGQIADDLKISGETVKTHVRNIFEKLGVDSRTDFLYQVAHLNRPV, encoded by the coding sequence ATGTTCAACCCGGCAGACTTCAACGCTCGCGAGCTCATGGTTCGGGAGAGGGTCATAGAAGACCTCTACAGCTCGCTGTCCATTCCGATGGTCCTCGAAGCCAGTCAAGCGTCGATTCGCGAGCTCGTCCAGGCCGACTCCCATGCGCTGTGCCTCATGCGCACTGAGCCCTCGCTCGACTTCCGATGGCATGTCCCCGGCCACCGCCTCCCAATACTCGAGGGGTACGCCGACATCATCAAACATGACTTCTTCCGGGACCCCATCATCGCCCGGCCCGGCGTGCCCATCTGCGATACGCAGCTTCTCTCTCGCAGGGAGTACGAACGAACCCTCATCTACCAACGAAGCCTGGAGCTGGCTCCACGCTTCGAACACATCATGGCCGCGCTGGTCCCCATCCGCCCCGGCCTCGTCGGCGCCCTCGCGTTCTACCGCCACGAACGACAGCCCTTCGACGCCAAGAGCAACACCGCCCTCACCAGCCTCATCCGGCACATGTCCCAATCCCTGGCCAACTGCCAAGTCTATCAAGACATGACGGCCGGAGCCCAACTGCTCCAAGAGCTCTATCAACGCAAGGACTCCGCATTGATTCTCTGGGAACCCCCGTCACGCGAGGTGTTCCGCTCCCCGCACGCCACCATCCTGCTGGAGCGCTGGTTCAGCCCTTCGGACCTCCACGCCTCCGGGCTCCCTCTCGTCTTCCACGAGAAGTTGGACGCCCTGGTTCGAATGGACGCGGACGCGCGGCTCGGGAAGACCCTCTGGGTCAACAACCATCCGGATGGCTACCGCACGTGCCGGTTCATCGAGCTGCCCGCCGGTGACGGCCCCCGCCAGTGGGCCCTCCTGCTGAACGAGTTTCCCCACGCCATTCCGCTTCCCTTGCACATGCAGCAGGCGCTCACGTCCCGCGAACTCGACATCGCGAGGGGCGTGCTTCGCAACTGGTCCAACGGGCAGATCGCCGATGATCTCAAGATCTCGGGCGAGACGGTGAAGACCCACGTGCGCAACATCTTCGAAAAGCTGGGCGTCGACAGCCGCACCGACTTCCTCTACCAGGTCGCCCACCTCAACAGACCAGTGTGA
- the hflX gene encoding GTPase HflX → MAISTLPERLRAVLVGVQLPGVSDVEHAADFAELRRLVHTLGYDTVATVSQKRTRLATGTVLGTGKLKELAALTGGPGVITSGASDRMSKAREKWEAAADTEADSEVEADEEEAEDGESEEALLSAPSEEDDVTAGPRPTVVVVDHELSPGQLRNLEKATRAMVLDRAGVIVDIFHRHAKSHEARMQVEIARLNYLAPRLRESTGGRERQQGRGSGDSALELDRRKIRDRLAELREGLAAIQKDQDHRRYARRDLLRVALVGYTNAGKSSLMHALTGSTVLVADQLFATLDTTVRAMQPETRPRILVSDTVGFIQKLPHDLVASFRSTLDEALEASLLLYVVDSSDPTWAAQLEVTRTVLRDIGADAVPSKLLFNKADRLDAAEKEALLASHPDALMLSAHLPDDVAMLRKNIIAFFEASMVEADLVIPYARQGHIREVYEHTTVVSQAYDESGSRLRVRGLPGAIAKLTQLFQE, encoded by the coding sequence ATGGCGATATCCACCCTCCCTGAGCGTCTGCGTGCCGTCCTCGTCGGTGTCCAGCTTCCGGGCGTCTCCGACGTCGAGCACGCCGCGGACTTCGCGGAGCTGCGCCGGCTGGTGCACACGCTGGGGTATGACACGGTGGCGACCGTGTCCCAGAAGCGGACGCGGCTGGCCACGGGTACCGTGCTGGGGACAGGCAAGCTCAAGGAGCTGGCGGCCCTCACGGGGGGCCCGGGCGTGATTACCTCCGGCGCGAGCGACCGGATGTCGAAGGCCCGTGAGAAGTGGGAGGCCGCCGCCGACACGGAGGCCGACTCCGAGGTCGAGGCCGACGAAGAGGAGGCCGAAGACGGGGAGTCGGAGGAGGCGTTGCTGTCCGCGCCTTCGGAAGAAGACGATGTCACGGCGGGGCCTCGGCCCACCGTGGTGGTCGTGGACCACGAGCTGTCGCCTGGCCAGCTTCGCAACCTGGAGAAGGCCACCCGCGCGATGGTGCTGGACCGCGCGGGCGTGATTGTCGACATCTTCCACCGGCACGCGAAGAGCCACGAAGCGCGGATGCAGGTGGAGATCGCCCGGCTCAACTACCTGGCCCCCCGACTGCGCGAATCCACGGGAGGCCGCGAGCGGCAGCAGGGGCGTGGCTCGGGTGACTCCGCGCTGGAACTGGACCGCCGCAAGATTCGTGACCGGCTGGCGGAGCTGCGCGAGGGACTGGCGGCCATCCAGAAGGACCAGGACCACCGCCGCTACGCGCGAAGGGACCTGCTGCGGGTGGCGCTGGTGGGCTACACGAACGCGGGCAAGTCCTCGTTGATGCATGCGTTGACGGGCAGCACGGTGCTGGTCGCGGACCAGCTCTTCGCCACGCTCGACACCACGGTCCGCGCGATGCAGCCGGAGACCCGTCCGCGCATCCTGGTCTCCGACACGGTGGGCTTCATCCAGAAGCTGCCGCACGACCTGGTCGCGTCCTTCCGCTCCACGCTGGACGAGGCCCTGGAGGCGTCACTGCTGTTGTACGTGGTGGATTCGTCGGACCCCACGTGGGCCGCGCAGCTCGAGGTGACCCGCACAGTGCTCCGGGACATCGGCGCGGACGCCGTCCCCAGCAAGCTGCTCTTCAACAAGGCGGACCGGCTGGACGCCGCGGAGAAGGAAGCGCTGCTCGCGAGTCACCCGGATGCCTTGATGCTCTCCGCGCACCTGCCGGACGACGTGGCGATGCTGCGCAAGAACATCATCGCCTTCTTCGAGGCTTCGATGGTGGAGGCCGACCTGGTGATTCCCTACGCCCGGCAAGGGCACATCCGGGAGGTGTACGAGCACACCACGGTGGTGTCCCAGGCGTACGACGAGAGCGGCAGCCGGCTGCGCGTGCGGGGGCTTCCGGGCGCCATCGCGAAGCTCACCCAGTTGTTTCAGGAGTAG
- a CDS encoding DUF4082 domain-containing protein, giving the protein MTASKPRPSWVSRQPRAHALALLVTVLLALPTAVRAQPTFTLFAPTSTPAVPSVTNDSAPVELGVKFQSDIEGDILGIRFYKGTANTGTHVGSLWSAAGVRLAFATFTGETASGWQEVMFSAPVRISANTTYVASYHAPVGAYGFTSAGLASAVDSPPLHALSGATSGGNGVFTYGAAGSFPNSSFGDSNYWVDVVFRPAEPVTLWPATATPAVASVTNDSAPVELGVKFKTSVSGNVLGVRFYKGAANTGTHVGSLWSANGQRLAFATFTSETATGWQEVTFASPVAIAANTTYVASYHAPVGAYAFDDSGLASGQDTPPLFALPGSTSGGNGVFTYGAAGSFPVNSFGNANYWVDVVFQATGAVPPVQPPGNTFRIFAPTATPGTPTTPDTAAIELGVKFRADVDGQVTGVRFYKGSGNNGTHVGNLWSATGQPLATATFTNETAVGWQEVTFASPVAITAGTTYVASYFAPLGGYSFDSTGLATGVAAPPLHALPGATTAGGNGVFTYASTSTFPNGSHQNANYWVDVVFETYGPPPRPGVHGAGPVLVATAPGNPFTDYLREILEAEGIAAFATTDAGNLGGSVSLNDYKVLVLGEQTLSTAQVTLITNWVTAGGSLIALRPAANLQSLLGLNAAQGTQANGYIRVNDTQAPGTGITAETMQYHGLADRRTVATGTRTVATLYSDATTATTFTAVSQRTVGSGTATAFMYDLAKSVIYTRQGNPAWQGQNRDGSSIGPGARASDMFYGNASFDPQPDWVNLAKVQIPQADEQQRLLANVLHQTSTTPLPRLWYFPNANKAVVVMTGDGHPGGASAQRWNQYLADSPAGCSVDDWECIRGTIYDYVGGLSATQANTYVAQGFEYALHINTGCADYTANTLDPNFFTPQLASFASAFPAVPAPVTHRMHCIAFSDWSTQPKVSRRHGIRLDTNYYYWPDYWVQDRPGMFTGSGLAMRFADLDGTPLDVYQLATQMTDESGQSYPLHIDTLLSNALGPKGYYGAFNANMHVDSQPSAGASGSAAIIASAKRDGVPVITAKQLLEWLDAREATQVSTVAFTGTVLTFNLTSPARNLSLMVPTRTTTGRTLLSVTRAGAAVTTVTRTIKGVDFAFIDGALGGTYTATYN; this is encoded by the coding sequence ATGACCGCCTCGAAGCCACGACCCAGTTGGGTCTCGCGGCAGCCACGCGCCCATGCGCTGGCGCTGCTCGTGACCGTCCTGCTCGCGCTGCCCACGGCCGTGCGCGCCCAGCCGACGTTCACGCTGTTCGCCCCCACCTCCACCCCAGCCGTCCCCTCTGTCACCAACGACTCCGCCCCGGTGGAGCTGGGGGTGAAGTTCCAGTCCGACATCGAAGGAGACATCCTCGGCATCCGCTTCTACAAGGGCACGGCCAACACCGGCACCCACGTGGGAAGTCTCTGGAGCGCCGCTGGCGTGCGCCTCGCCTTCGCCACCTTCACCGGCGAGACGGCCTCCGGCTGGCAGGAGGTGATGTTCTCCGCGCCCGTGCGCATCAGCGCCAACACCACGTACGTCGCCTCGTACCACGCCCCCGTCGGCGCCTATGGCTTCACCAGCGCGGGACTGGCCTCGGCCGTGGACTCCCCGCCCCTCCACGCGCTGTCGGGCGCCACCAGCGGCGGCAACGGCGTCTTCACCTACGGCGCGGCGGGCTCCTTCCCCAACAGCAGCTTCGGCGACTCCAACTACTGGGTGGATGTCGTCTTCCGCCCGGCCGAGCCCGTCACCCTGTGGCCCGCCACCGCCACGCCCGCCGTCGCCTCCGTCACCAATGACTCCGCCCCCGTGGAGCTGGGCGTGAAGTTCAAGACGAGCGTGAGCGGCAACGTGCTGGGCGTGCGCTTCTACAAGGGCGCGGCCAACACCGGCACCCACGTGGGCAGCCTGTGGAGCGCCAACGGGCAGCGCCTGGCCTTCGCCACCTTCACCTCCGAGACCGCCACGGGCTGGCAGGAGGTGACGTTCGCCTCTCCCGTCGCCATCGCCGCCAACACCACGTACGTCGCCTCGTACCACGCCCCCGTCGGCGCGTACGCCTTCGACGACAGTGGCCTCGCCAGTGGACAGGACACCCCGCCCCTCTTCGCGCTGCCCGGCAGCACCAGCGGAGGCAACGGCGTCTTCACTTACGGCGCCGCGGGCTCCTTCCCCGTCAACAGCTTTGGCAACGCCAACTACTGGGTAGACGTCGTCTTCCAGGCCACCGGCGCAGTGCCACCGGTGCAGCCCCCGGGCAACACCTTCCGCATCTTCGCCCCCACCGCCACGCCCGGCACCCCCACCACCCCGGACACCGCTGCCATCGAGCTGGGCGTGAAGTTCCGCGCGGACGTGGACGGACAAGTGACGGGCGTGCGCTTCTACAAGGGCAGCGGCAACAACGGCACCCACGTGGGCAATCTGTGGAGCGCCACGGGCCAGCCGCTCGCCACCGCCACCTTCACCAACGAGACGGCCGTCGGCTGGCAGGAGGTGACATTCGCCTCCCCCGTCGCCATCACCGCCGGAACCACCTACGTGGCGTCATACTTCGCGCCCCTGGGCGGCTACTCGTTCGACAGCACCGGCCTGGCCACCGGTGTGGCCGCCCCGCCACTGCACGCCCTGCCCGGCGCCACCACTGCGGGCGGCAACGGCGTCTTCACCTATGCCTCCACGTCCACGTTCCCCAACGGCAGCCACCAGAACGCCAACTACTGGGTGGACGTCGTCTTCGAGACCTACGGACCGCCGCCCCGTCCGGGCGTCCACGGCGCGGGCCCCGTGCTGGTGGCCACCGCGCCCGGAAACCCCTTCACCGACTACCTGCGCGAAATCCTGGAGGCCGAGGGCATCGCCGCCTTCGCTACCACCGATGCCGGGAACCTGGGCGGCTCCGTCTCCCTCAATGACTACAAGGTGCTGGTGCTCGGAGAGCAGACGCTGAGCACGGCCCAGGTGACGCTCATCACGAACTGGGTCACCGCCGGCGGCAGCCTCATCGCCCTGCGACCCGCGGCGAACCTCCAGTCGCTGCTCGGACTCAATGCCGCTCAGGGCACGCAGGCCAATGGCTACATCCGGGTGAACGACACCCAGGCCCCGGGCACGGGCATCACCGCGGAGACGATGCAGTACCACGGGCTCGCGGACAGGCGCACCGTCGCCACCGGCACGCGCACCGTCGCCACGCTCTACTCGGATGCCACCACCGCGACGACGTTCACCGCCGTCAGCCAGCGCACCGTGGGCAGCGGCACCGCCACCGCCTTCATGTATGACCTGGCGAAGTCCGTCATCTATACGCGGCAGGGCAACCCGGCATGGCAGGGACAGAACCGGGACGGCTCCTCCATTGGCCCGGGCGCGCGCGCCAGCGACATGTTCTACGGCAACGCGTCCTTCGACCCGCAGCCGGACTGGGTGAACCTGGCCAAGGTCCAGATTCCCCAAGCGGACGAGCAGCAACGCCTGCTCGCCAACGTGCTGCACCAGACGAGCACCACGCCGCTGCCGCGCCTCTGGTACTTCCCCAACGCCAACAAGGCCGTCGTGGTGATGACGGGCGACGGACATCCGGGTGGCGCGTCCGCCCAACGCTGGAACCAGTACCTCGCGGACAGCCCCGCCGGTTGCAGCGTGGACGACTGGGAGTGCATCCGAGGCACCATCTACGACTACGTGGGTGGACTGAGCGCCACCCAGGCCAACACCTACGTGGCCCAGGGGTTCGAGTACGCCCTGCACATCAACACCGGCTGCGCGGACTACACGGCCAACACGCTGGACCCGAACTTCTTCACGCCGCAGCTCGCCAGCTTCGCGTCCGCCTTCCCCGCCGTCCCCGCGCCCGTCACCCACCGCATGCACTGCATCGCGTTCAGCGACTGGTCCACCCAGCCCAAGGTGTCACGGCGACACGGCATCCGCCTGGACACCAACTACTACTACTGGCCTGACTACTGGGTGCAGGACCGCCCGGGCATGTTCACCGGCTCTGGTCTGGCCATGCGCTTCGCGGACCTGGACGGAACTCCGCTGGATGTCTACCAGCTCGCCACGCAGATGACGGACGAGTCTGGCCAGTCCTATCCGCTGCACATCGACACGCTGCTGAGCAACGCGCTGGGCCCCAAGGGCTACTACGGTGCCTTCAACGCCAACATGCACGTCGACTCGCAGCCGTCGGCGGGCGCGTCCGGTTCCGCCGCCATCATCGCGTCCGCCAAGCGTGACGGGGTGCCCGTCATCACCGCGAAGCAGCTCCTGGAGTGGCTCGATGCCCGCGAGGCCACCCAGGTGTCCACCGTGGCCTTCACAGGAACGGTGCTCACCTTCAACCTCACGAGCCCCGCGCGCAACCTGTCCCTCATGGTGCCCACCCGCACCACGACGGGCCGCACGCTGCTGTCCGTCACCCGCGCGGGCGCCGCCGTGACGACGGTGACGCGCACCATCAAGGGCGTGGACTTCGCCTTCATCGACGGTGCCCTGGGCGGCACATACACCGCCACGTACAACTGA
- a CDS encoding iron-containing redox enzyme family protein: MHAQTENHVGTNWLATLDEEARGLVAAVDARDDARRLLEGTLDKAGYIHYLVQTFHYARWSTPILGEAGVRLRRLGRHPELAELLIQKGEEERGHERWLLSDLKNLGCSEAFVEAAARCPAVDAYTGWNFFTSRAGVPTAALGTAYVLEYLSQTRAGVWAERLRAAAAIPNIHKSVTFLRSHGALDGDHVAEMARIFAGLTEQEDQEAILFSARVARSVYPCIFREDGASGSPVVR, from the coding sequence GTGCACGCACAGACTGAGAATCACGTGGGGACGAATTGGCTGGCGACGCTGGACGAGGAGGCCCGCGGGCTGGTGGCGGCGGTGGATGCGCGGGACGACGCCCGCCGCCTCTTGGAGGGCACCCTCGACAAGGCGGGCTACATCCACTACCTCGTCCAGACCTTCCACTACGCTCGCTGGAGCACGCCGATCCTCGGCGAGGCGGGTGTGCGGCTGAGGCGGCTGGGCCGGCATCCGGAGCTGGCGGAGTTGCTGATCCAGAAGGGGGAGGAGGAGCGGGGGCACGAACGGTGGTTGCTGTCGGACCTGAAGAACCTGGGGTGCTCGGAGGCGTTCGTGGAAGCGGCGGCGCGGTGCCCGGCGGTGGATGCCTATACGGGGTGGAACTTCTTCACGTCCCGCGCGGGCGTGCCGACCGCGGCGTTGGGGACCGCGTACGTGCTGGAGTACTTGTCGCAGACGCGGGCGGGCGTGTGGGCCGAGCGCCTGAGGGCGGCGGCCGCCATTCCCAACATCCACAAGTCCGTGACGTTCCTGCGCAGCCACGGGGCCCTGGACGGAGACCACGTGGCGGAGATGGCTCGGATCTTCGCTGGGCTGACGGAGCAGGAGGACCAGGAGGCCATCCTCTTCTCCGCCCGCGTCGCCCGGAGCGTCTACCCGTGCATCTTCCGTGAGGACGGCGCCTCCGGCAGCCCTGTCGTGAGGTAG
- a CDS encoding ArsR/SmtB family transcription factor encodes MIETFTALADPNRLRIVEYLLGGARSVGAIGEALHLNQPQVSKHLRVLKEAGLVDVEARAQQRLYGLRPEPLRELSAWLERYLDVWDERLGQLDSVIEELKAEDTETAQRHARKKKG; translated from the coding sequence GTGATTGAGACCTTCACGGCGCTCGCCGACCCGAACCGCCTTCGCATCGTGGAGTACCTGCTGGGAGGGGCCCGCTCGGTGGGGGCCATTGGAGAAGCGCTGCACCTGAACCAGCCGCAGGTGTCGAAGCACCTGCGCGTTCTGAAGGAAGCCGGGCTGGTGGATGTGGAGGCGCGTGCCCAACAGCGCCTCTACGGACTGCGGCCCGAGCCGTTGCGCGAGCTGAGCGCATGGCTGGAGCGCTACCTCGATGTCTGGGACGAGCGTCTGGGACAGCTCGACTCGGTCATCGAGGAACTCAAGGCAGAGGACACGGAAACCGCGCAGCGCCATGCTCGAAAGAAGAAGGGATGA
- a CDS encoding AraC family transcriptional regulator produces MSQAAKPLSEGDIAACNVIPAFEASLLFGATEDELADQVGWCRTALLEPDARVSGASTYKHMELMFEKPRYAEFVVAAVRAYDVKSLGVVGLACKTMPNIGVAMACHARYQKLTNRTATYQTELRADGLHIREQRDAPRLGSELISDYTLLVAIRLLSLLSDAPIPVRAMYSRRARMPARERALYEETLGASVTTGSALAELVLDPSILAFGVRKADAEMESYFRGVLENALPMTDETPKLLVSAQAVIRDQLQQGAPTLSKVAQALGLGERTLQRRLSEFGLGFQALLDDTRKTLAEGYLKQPELTLAEVAYLLGFVEQASFFRAFRRWYGMTPQAYRMSI; encoded by the coding sequence ATGTCGCAGGCCGCCAAACCACTGTCCGAGGGCGACATCGCCGCGTGCAACGTCATCCCTGCGTTCGAAGCGTCGCTTCTGTTCGGCGCAACCGAGGACGAACTGGCGGACCAGGTCGGCTGGTGCCGGACCGCGTTGCTTGAGCCGGACGCTCGCGTCAGCGGCGCGTCGACCTACAAGCACATGGAACTGATGTTCGAGAAGCCCCGCTATGCGGAGTTCGTCGTCGCCGCGGTTCGTGCATATGACGTCAAGAGCCTCGGCGTTGTCGGCCTCGCATGTAAAACCATGCCGAACATCGGCGTCGCCATGGCGTGTCATGCTCGATATCAAAAACTGACCAACCGCACCGCGACGTACCAGACGGAACTCCGAGCCGACGGTTTGCACATTCGTGAGCAGCGAGACGCCCCGCGCCTTGGCAGCGAGCTCATCTCCGACTACACCCTGCTCGTTGCCATTCGCCTGCTGTCGCTGCTGAGCGACGCCCCCATCCCCGTGCGGGCGATGTACAGCCGCCGAGCGCGAATGCCAGCAAGGGAGCGCGCGCTCTATGAGGAAACACTCGGCGCTTCCGTGACGACGGGTTCCGCCCTCGCCGAGCTCGTCTTGGATCCGAGTATCCTGGCGTTTGGCGTACGCAAAGCAGACGCCGAGATGGAGAGCTATTTTCGCGGTGTCCTTGAGAATGCCCTGCCGATGACCGACGAGACACCAAAGCTGCTCGTCTCGGCACAAGCCGTCATTCGCGATCAACTCCAGCAGGGAGCGCCGACCCTGAGCAAGGTCGCCCAGGCCTTGGGCCTCGGTGAGCGCACGCTACAGCGCCGTCTCAGTGAGTTCGGTCTTGGCTTTCAAGCGCTGCTCGACGACACGCGCAAAACACTGGCGGAGGGATACCTGAAGCAGCCGGAGCTGACTCTGGCCGAGGTCGCCTACCTGCTCGGCTTCGTCGAGCAGGCGTCATTCTTTCGGGCATTTCGTCGCTGGTACGGCATGACGCCACAAGCCTACCGAATGAGCATCTAA
- a CDS encoding GNAT family N-acetyltransferase, producing the protein MTCRHLRWSWRVASTQRELDDVARIRWAVFGGELGLLSEQSALTRREVTCVDTLDTTVHVLVYAGDEPVATMRVALPNAEVAANLGGKVGLEMEQRVDLSGLLQPGRVFAEPSRFCVLPKWRRSEAVTWLQAGMFAESRRRGVTHWIASANLETDSPVDAHLSWQVAARRGWVSPHWRVAVSDPQQAPVQSRSPYYTPEERAQAARGLLDALRLPRAPALFARTMGARFIAEPLYDTYFQWFTLPLVMALDEVPAESVTRFRTLEQGLSLAA; encoded by the coding sequence ATGACGTGCAGGCACTTGCGCTGGAGCTGGCGTGTCGCATCCACCCAGCGGGAGCTCGATGACGTGGCGCGCATCCGCTGGGCGGTCTTCGGCGGAGAGCTGGGGTTGCTGTCCGAGCAGTCCGCGCTGACTCGGCGGGAGGTGACCTGCGTCGACACGCTCGACACCACGGTGCACGTGCTCGTCTACGCCGGCGATGAGCCGGTGGCGACCATGCGTGTGGCGTTGCCCAACGCGGAGGTGGCGGCGAACCTGGGGGGGAAGGTGGGGCTCGAGATGGAGCAGCGAGTGGACCTCTCGGGTCTGCTCCAGCCAGGACGGGTGTTCGCGGAGCCCTCGCGCTTCTGCGTGTTGCCGAAGTGGCGGCGCTCGGAGGCCGTGACGTGGCTGCAGGCGGGCATGTTCGCGGAGAGCCGGCGGCGCGGGGTGACGCACTGGATTGCGTCCGCGAACCTGGAGACGGACTCTCCCGTGGACGCGCACCTTTCCTGGCAGGTGGCGGCCCGCCGGGGATGGGTGAGTCCGCACTGGCGTGTCGCCGTGTCTGACCCGCAGCAGGCCCCGGTGCAGTCCCGCAGTCCCTACTACACGCCGGAGGAGCGGGCGCAGGCGGCGCGGGGGTTGTTGGACGCACTGCGGCTGCCCCGCGCGCCCGCGCTCTTCGCCAGGACGATGGGGGCGCGCTTCATCGCAGAGCCTCTCTATGACACGTACTTCCAGTGGTTCACGCTGCCGCTCGTGATGGCACTCGATGAAGTTCCGGCGGAGTCCGTGACGAGGTTCCGCACGCTGGAGCAGGGGCTGAGTCTCGCCGCCTAG